TGGATGCCGGACTATCGAAGCGCCAATGCCAGGCCAATCAATAGTATTGGCGAGGCATCCAAATTATATCCTTCAAGAAAACCAATGGATTTATACCCTATTTCCAATGCTGCTGAAAGTGGATGCTTGGAATCAGATAAATTATAATGTCCTCTTACAGAAAATGCGCCTCCCATTCCGCCGCCTCTATGGGCCGTTGGATTGCTCCTTAATTGAATTTCAGGTTGATTCCAAATATCGACATGCATATCAAATGAAAATGGTTTGGGCTCATAAATGTTTTGAATAAAAACGCCCAATCCTCCCCATGAATCGTGAAACGTTTGATCGCCGATCCTGAAATCGATAAGCGAAACCGTATTTCTGTGGCGCAAATAATTCTCCAAGTGGTATTCGATCCCGAAGGGGGTCAGCCCGGCGCGCAAACTCGGCAAATAATCAATCCCTCCAAGCTTTAATGTGGATATGCCGCCCGAGCTATTTCCATCCCACATATACACTTTCAGAATTGAAAACAGAGAGTAGTAAAGAAAAGGATTGGCTACATTAATCTTGGTTTTTGATTTTAGATCTTTAACAGTCATAATTATAGTATCAGGATCTGTATAAACAGCCCCGGCATTGATGATACGAGTATACGCTCTCAAATCGTTATCTCGTGTTCCATCAAATAGGTCTTCTTCGGTATCTTGAATGTAAGTAAACATTATCTGCCAAGACCAAAAATACAGAGAGGCTTCACGATAGTTGATCTCATCCGTCAGCATCCAGCGCATGCTCAAATTCCGGCCTATAAGGGATTGTACCTCCAAGCCGCCCGCCCAAATGACGAGATCTTCGTGGAGGCTGATGGGAAGGGCTCCATCTATTGAAGCCTCGCCGCCCCCCAATCCGTATGGCGGCGGCATACTAAAACCGTAATGAATACCGTCAATATTTAATTCCCGATAACGCGCCCCGTGTCCATAATATTCGTGGCCAAGAACGATTGAGAAATAGTCCAAAGGCAGATCAAGGAGAAGATATTTTGCCGTTCGCCCGGATATACCCCCGATTTTCCCCGCCATATTTGATTCCGAAAACCAGTGAATGCCTAATAGTGCATCTTCAGACAGCGCAATCCCCCTGTGAATTGTTGTAATGTTCTCCACGCCGCTCCTCATCGTTAATCCGGGATCAATCAATAATGGAGAGTAGGCCTGAGGAACAATTCGTAAATCTGTTGCAGCCGTTAAGCCCGCGAAACCGCCGTTTTGAGCACCACTCTTAGTTGAAAGCAGCAGCAAAACAGAAAGAATATAAATTGTAGTTTTCATTATCTAAAATTAACGCCCATGAATTCCTCCATTGCAACGAGTTATTTTTGACCCCATCGTATGAATGCGCGGCGAAACCTCGCGGCCGGCCATGGGACGCTTGACCCGCCGCGGGATCTCATGACAGGCTGCGGCCGCCACTTTAAATGGATCCTCGCATCTCAAGATCTTATGGAGAGTCCTGTGGTTGAACTCGCACTTCTTATCGTGGGTGGTCTGGCCGCAGGGGCGCTGGGTGGCCTCCTTGGGATCGGCGGCGGCATTATCCTCATGCCAATTTTGCGCTTTGCCATCGGGCTTCCGGCCCCCCAGGCCGCGGGCGCCTGCATTGTTGCGGTGTTCTTCACAACGCTTGGAGGGGGTTACCGGCACTACCGCCTTGGGCACATTGTTGTGCGTTCCGTCATGCCGGTCATGCTGGCGGGCCTTGTCGCCTGCGCCGGATGCTCGCTGCTCTTCCCGCTCCTCGCGCGGCGCGGGGGGTGGCTCGACCTCGGTATTGGTTTGGTCTTTCTCTCTATCTCAGTTCGAATGCTTGTCGAGAGTATTCCCGGCCTTGTGTCTTGGTCCCGGGAGGCCCCGCAGCATGCCCGCGTAGAGGGAGGGCTTCCACAAAAGTTATCGATCGGCGCTGTATCAGGCGCCCTGCCAGGCCTCCTTGGCATCGGAACGGGAGGAATCCTTGTCCCGGCATTCGCCTTCTTGCTGAAAACACCCATCAAGACGGCGATGGCCGCCTCCTTGGTCTGCTTCTGCTGCAATGCCGGGGTGAGTGCCGCTTTCAAGTACACCCAGGGTTATGTCGATCTTCATGTCGCCTTGCCGCTCAGCCTGGGAACACTTGTCGGCGCAAACCTGGGCGCCATCATCAACCGCCGCTTCCCGTCCCCCGCGCT
This region of Candidatus Eisenbacteria bacterium genomic DNA includes:
- a CDS encoding sulfite exporter TauE/SafE family protein, translating into MNARRNLAAGHGTLDPPRDLMTGCGRHFKWILASQDLMESPVVELALLIVGGLAAGALGGLLGIGGGIILMPILRFAIGLPAPQAAGACIVAVFFTTLGGGYRHYRLGHIVVRSVMPVMLAGLVACAGCSLLFPLLARRGGWLDLGIGLVFLSISVRMLVESIPGLVSWSREAPQHARVEGGLPQKLSIGAVSGALPGLLGIGTGGILVPAFAFLLKTPIKTAMAASLVCFCCNAGVSAAFKYTQGYVDLHVALPLSLGTLVGANLGAIINRRFPSPALKLLFGFVFVCVSLRFILSSVK